From Acidimicrobiia bacterium, the proteins below share one genomic window:
- a CDS encoding class I SAM-dependent methyltransferase, which translates to MPEQKKPTSLIGKVGKGIKNPKAAWRYLVRVRRNRRISQSAGGDHISFYRRVMADDVVRKSPDGAVGTEDREAWLELGNRQFIYLRDRGLRPDHRMLEIGCGNLRAGWRFIEFLGEGAYTGVDISPEILLAAQDTLAEQGLVAKRPYLMIVNDMSFKALPDGHFDVVHAHSVFSHTPIEIVEAALKGVRRVIREDGFFDLTYNKSADGRYWGTLREDYFYPLEMLVRLAGERGFAAEEMEGWVHPQSKLRLRPR; encoded by the coding sequence GTGCCGGAACAGAAGAAGCCGACCAGCCTCATCGGCAAGGTGGGGAAAGGGATCAAGAATCCGAAGGCCGCCTGGCGGTACCTGGTGCGCGTCCGCCGGAACCGCAGAATCTCGCAGTCGGCCGGTGGCGATCACATCTCCTTCTACCGCCGGGTGATGGCCGACGACGTGGTGCGCAAGTCGCCCGATGGCGCGGTCGGCACCGAGGATCGCGAGGCGTGGCTCGAGCTGGGCAATCGGCAGTTCATCTACCTTCGCGACCGCGGATTGCGTCCCGACCATCGCATGCTCGAGATCGGGTGCGGCAATCTTCGTGCCGGCTGGCGCTTCATCGAGTTCCTCGGGGAGGGCGCCTACACCGGGGTCGACATATCACCCGAGATCCTTCTCGCCGCTCAGGACACCCTGGCGGAGCAGGGGCTCGTGGCCAAGCGCCCTTACCTGATGATCGTCAACGACATGTCCTTCAAGGCCCTCCCCGACGGCCACTTCGACGTCGTCCATGCTCACAGCGTCTTCTCTCACACACCGATCGAGATCGTGGAGGCGGCACTGAAGGGCGTTCGCCGGGTGATTCGAGAAGACGGGTTCTTCGACCTCACGTACAACAAGAGCGCCGACGGCCGCTACTGGGGCACGCTACGAGAGGACTACTTCTATCCGCTCGAGATGCTGGTGCGGCTGGCCGGAGAGCGAGGGTTCGCGGCCGAGGAGATGGAGGGGTGGGTGCACCCGCAGTCGAAGCTGCGGTTGCGGCCCCGCTAG
- a CDS encoding MauE/DoxX family redox-associated membrane protein translates to MTATFIGAFGIACGVLIVSGAFKVVQPAGVAGAVQTLGMRVPRWIGRLIGSAEIAVGAAGLSAPGPVPAIAVGIAYLAFAAVVMALIRRGETSCGCFGQIESPPSGLHVAIDLAAAAAALGHAAAMSPTIFEYSRTLGWEAIPFLGLIVIGVLCTVAILTVLPAVVAQTRAAAAEAEARHERLHHHSHGTDLVQIESPSDPG, encoded by the coding sequence GTGACTGCAACCTTCATCGGGGCCTTCGGCATCGCCTGCGGGGTGTTGATCGTGTCGGGCGCCTTCAAGGTCGTGCAACCCGCCGGGGTGGCGGGCGCGGTGCAGACACTCGGCATGAGAGTGCCCCGGTGGATCGGCAGGCTCATCGGGTCGGCCGAGATAGCGGTTGGAGCCGCCGGCTTGTCCGCACCCGGCCCGGTTCCTGCGATCGCGGTGGGTATCGCTTACCTGGCGTTCGCCGCGGTTGTGATGGCATTGATTCGTCGGGGCGAGACATCGTGCGGCTGCTTCGGGCAGATCGAGAGCCCGCCGAGCGGGCTTCACGTGGCGATCGACCTCGCGGCCGCCGCCGCCGCGCTGGGTCACGCCGCGGCGATGTCGCCGACCATCTTTGAGTATTCCCGAACGCTTGGCTGGGAGGCCATTCCTTTCCTCGGGCTGATTGTCATCGGAGTGCTTTGCACCGTGGCCATCCTCACCGTGCTCCCCGCTGTCGTCGCCCAGACGCGGGCGGCGGCCGCGGAGGCCGAGGCGCGCCATGAACGACTCCACCACCACTCGCACGGGACGGATCTCGTTCAGATCGAGAGCCCGTCGGATCCGGGGTGA
- a CDS encoding S41 family peptidase yields MRRIAVLALAVLIAGCAGATGVTTTSPATTSTTLAPTSSTSTLPEGLVIPPQCEGRTITTTPPVEPTSTTIAPEELTTASQLLVLESFDRVFRDTYFDPDLGGIDWDAAIASLRAEIDAGMSTAVLYERLDGLVESLGDEHSRFETPAQVAESDEIFAGDNDYEGIGIVATAVPEDQLITIITVFPGSPADLAGIESHDSILAVDGVALGDEPGQQSGRLRGPECSLVTMTVRTPGEPDRSVSAVRARVTGNIPIEAMLIPDAAGRRVGFMMIPTFADNTIDDQVRDTLEEWGPLDGLIIDLRVNGGGSSVVAEPIMSLFVSGLIGEYSSRDDTRQLSIDADPIHNSATVPLAVLIGEHTESYGEIISGILGSRDRTVLIGSTTTGNVETLHGFSLPGGSKLWIAAEVFRLLADPDADWERDGISPDIEIPADWEDFTFETDPALDAALTALAAA; encoded by the coding sequence GTGCGAAGAATTGCGGTCCTGGCGTTGGCGGTGCTCATCGCCGGGTGCGCTGGTGCGACGGGCGTTACGACGACCTCGCCGGCGACGACCTCCACCACTTTGGCGCCGACGAGTTCGACCAGCACGCTCCCCGAGGGCCTGGTGATTCCTCCCCAATGTGAGGGCCGGACGATCACCACCACTCCTCCGGTGGAGCCCACGTCCACGACGATCGCTCCCGAGGAGCTGACGACGGCGAGCCAGCTGTTGGTCCTCGAGTCATTCGATCGGGTTTTCCGGGACACCTACTTCGACCCAGACCTTGGAGGCATCGACTGGGACGCCGCCATTGCAAGTCTGCGCGCCGAGATCGACGCCGGCATGAGCACCGCGGTCCTCTACGAGCGGCTCGACGGGTTGGTGGAGTCGCTGGGCGATGAGCACTCGCGCTTCGAGACCCCGGCCCAGGTGGCCGAGTCCGACGAGATCTTCGCCGGCGACAACGACTACGAGGGGATCGGGATCGTGGCGACCGCCGTCCCCGAAGACCAGCTCATCACGATCATCACCGTGTTCCCGGGGTCACCCGCCGACCTCGCCGGCATCGAGTCGCACGACAGCATCCTGGCTGTCGATGGGGTCGCACTGGGCGACGAACCGGGGCAGCAGTCGGGCCGGCTACGCGGGCCTGAGTGCAGCCTGGTCACCATGACGGTTCGCACTCCCGGGGAACCCGACCGCTCGGTGTCGGCGGTGCGCGCCCGCGTCACGGGCAACATTCCGATCGAAGCGATGCTCATCCCCGACGCTGCGGGCCGCCGCGTCGGCTTCATGATGATCCCGACGTTCGCCGACAACACCATCGACGACCAGGTCCGCGACACTCTCGAGGAGTGGGGGCCCCTGGACGGGCTGATCATCGACCTACGAGTCAATGGCGGGGGCTCGAGCGTCGTCGCGGAGCCCATCATGTCGCTGTTCGTCTCGGGCCTCATTGGGGAATACTCCAGCCGGGACGACACCCGCCAGCTTTCGATAGACGCCGATCCGATCCACAACTCCGCCACCGTTCCCCTTGCCGTCCTGATCGGCGAGCACACCGAGAGCTACGGCGAGATCATTTCGGGCATCCTTGGCTCCAGGGACCGCACCGTCTTGATCGGATCCACCACTACCGGGAACGTCGAGACCCTGCATGGGTTCTCGCTCCCCGGAGGTTCGAAGCTGTGGATTGCCGCCGAGGTCTTCCGGCTCTTGGCCGACCCCGATGCCGACTGGGAACGCGATGGCATCAGCCCCGACATCGAGATCCCGGCGGATTGGGAGGATTTCACGTTCGAGACCGACCCAGCCCTCGACGCCGCCCTCACGGCGCTCGCTGCAGCCTGA